The Cytophagales bacterium genome includes the window ACCTGTAATATTATTTCCCGGTAATAATTTACAAATCTATCCTTCTGCTGATGCTATTTTGTTGTTATCCTTAATTTCAGGCAGGAACCCTGATATGCTTATCGGCCAACATGTTGTTGCTGCCCCGATTTTAAAAAAAAGCAGCCTGGAAATCCTCCCTACCGGGTATATGTTGGTAGATTGTGGTAAACAAACTACCGCACAGTATATCAGCAATACAATGCCCATCCCCTATAATAAAAATTCCTTAGCATCCTGTACTGCTATTGCAGGTGAAATGCTGGGTTTAAAGCTTATCTATTTAGACGGAGGAAGCGGTGCCGGTAAACCTATCAATCCGGCTATGATAAATGCAGTGAGGAGGTCTGTTGATGTTCCAATTATTGCAGGTGGCGGCATAAACTCGGCAGAAAAAGCATTGGAAGCGCTGAATGCCGGAGCTGATCTGATTGTAATTGGAAATGGAATAGAAGAAAAACCCGGGTTATTGGTTGATGTTTCACAGAAGGTCAAGGAAATGAATCGGGAGTTGGTTTAAAAGGAAATAAAGGAAATAGGGGAATAATAGAAAATAGTCGGCAGTCGGCAATCGGCAATCGGCAGTCGGCAGTCGGCAATCGGCAGTCAGCAGTCGGCAATCGGCAGTCGGCAAAAAAGAAAATAACAATCAAACCATTATAACAATATGGCAACGGGGTTTAGAAACTT containing:
- a CDS encoding geranylgeranylglyceryl/heptaprenylglyceryl phosphate synthase, which codes for MNIYTGLVDKKNKGVKSFAVLLDPDNLDEQSCMEIIDLSCGNVDYFFAGGSLLIKTNLNAIVQTVKNNCDIPVILFPGNNLQIYPSADAILLLSLISGRNPDMLIGQHVVAAPILKKSSLEILPTGYMLVDCGKQTTAQYISNTMPIPYNKNSLASCTAIAGEMLGLKLIYLDGGSGAGKPINPAMINAVRRSVDVPIIAGGGINSAEKALEALNAGADLIVIGNGIEEKPGLLVDVSQKVKEMNRELV